In one window of Henckelia pumila isolate YLH828 chromosome 1, ASM3356847v2, whole genome shotgun sequence DNA:
- the LOC140891380 gene encoding uncharacterized protein, with amino-acid sequence MDSDRVRVKRKTLEMVLQQCQIAIQQLASGCDDDDDDGRDDVCELDSVPEDPTGTSSDPANCDTDTPEFYDLLKSRLECPDFLKKLENAQASLPQNMTEEGSSWDMISENDLWEGGNVELDSEDYVLVSQEDIMEGIAAFMAAYLSSLKQTKDLTPNQLQEVLSKTFSIKKKKGKLRKAFDGTKVIYNVASWGATAIGIYQNPALLRAASAAFWTSCHVISKLF; translated from the exons ATGGACTCGGATAGGGTTCGTGTGAAGCGGAAAACTCTGGAGATGGTGCTTCAGCAATGTCAGATTGCAATTCAACAGCTCGCTTCTGGCTgtgatgatgacgatgatgatgggCGAGACGACGTTTGCGAGCTCGATAGTGTTCCTGAAGACCCCACGGGCACCTCCTCTGACCCTGCTAACTGCGACACCGACACGCCCGAG TTTTATGATTTGTTGAAATCTAGACTTGAATGTCCTGATTTCCTCAAGAAACTAGAAAATGCCCAGGCGTCGCTTCCGCAAAATATGACTG AGGAAGGCAGTTCCTGGGACATGATCAGTGAAAATGATCTTTGGGAAGGTGGAAATGTTGAGTTAGACTCAGAAGATTATGTTTTAGTTAGTCAAGAAGATATAATGGAGGGTATAGCGGCCTTCATGGCTGCCTATCTATCATCTCTTAAACAAACTAAG GATTTGACACCCAATCAGCTTCAAGAGG TTCTGAGCAAGACGTTCTCTATCAAAAAGAAGAAGGGCAAGCTTAGGAAGGCATTCGATGGAACAAAAGTTATCTACAACGTGGCATCTTGGGGAGCTACTGCAATTGG AATATATCAAAACCCGGCCCTTTTGAGGGCTGCCTCTGCAGCATTCTGGACTTCTTGTCATGTTATTTCGAAGCTCTTCTGA